The Canis aureus isolate CA01 unplaced genomic scaffold, VMU_Caureus_v.1.0 NW_027326424.1_RagTag, whole genome shotgun sequence genome window below encodes:
- the LOC144309492 gene encoding leucine-rich repeat-containing protein 37A2-like has protein sequence MLCVSIYRILPSRMSCCLCQLKNNIEVVCKTVKLHCDGECLTNATRCDEKVSIMNVEGSFMKVLKARKKSTSTELTIEPEKASSDKNGIGLSAFMNEQLDFNDESDVISALNYILPYFSEGNVEDVESTLLPFIKTLFSNVQDGDKPVGYLKNNTKSPSLEPGPNNSTYKNKLRKLSFLENLLDAEIQEKIDEVKKKEKTAMLIPPGILGPKFKRQIFPKKLETAQGQEKTLPKAKNVRKRRFRKNRVLKGPKDLQKRHYKEVDVQSTQGKQSAQSFVKNMAKERRLSGPSPRELEELHMAQRPRKLVGNSIHTESSFIKEHKAAASSFPKQYIMGRPSASTAPKSLPKVRNKSEDLTYPIVVLEDANARVREMEISRPVSHSGKKYIFHKIRSRIVQRTPKTKKSKKFRKKNSLSNRLMPAQRPPLPAVRSLIDSPSQEAISSSEKRTQENPFPELFTLSEPSKENTTVENTTAQNASEEIISPGSTTVSEQTPPEFTNRRNLSNTYSTTTRDNFVPTVKQTNETQWEYHNLVTDLPPKPTGFSVAKLSSAGDLFEIQLNQQLRSLIPNNDVRRLISHVIRTLKMDCSETNVQLACAKLISRTGLLMKLLSEQQEVKVSKAEWDTDQWKTENYINESTEAQSEQKEQKSSELTKEVPGYGYNNKLILAISVTVVVMILIIVFCLIEIYSHRAAPVEDEEGGSRLFFNSLLHKRCSIQRENQGFFWRRWPLWLRDMYRPLNATRKKNMAQKLHDRDSSDEDEIFNKEPGEKGDAPVEKPRAADSAAEDLGEESDSELRTVIVLK, from the exons ATGCTCTGTGTTTCCATTTATAGGATATTACCTAGCCGTATGTCCTGTTGTCTCTGCCAACTCAAAAATAATATTGAGGTTGTTTGCAAGACAGTCAAGCTGCATTGTGACGGTGAATGTTTGACAAATGCCACACGTTGTG ATGAAAAAGTATCTATAATGAATGTAGAAGGATCATTCATGAAGGTATTAAAAGCCCGGAAGAAGAGTACCAGTACTGAGCTGACAATTGAGCCAGAGAAGGCATCCTCAGACAAAAATGGCATCGGTCTGTCAGCCTTTATGAATGAGCAGTTAGACTTTAATGATGAAAGTGATGTTATCAGTGCGCTGAATTACATATTACCTTATTTCTCAGAGGGAAATGTAGAAGATGTAGAATCAACATTACTACCATTCATTAAAACTCTGTTTTCAAATGTTCAAGATGGAGACAAGCCTGTGGGTTACttgaaaaacaacacaaagaGCCCTTCTCTTGAACCTGGACCCAACAATTcaacttacaaaaataaactgaggaaACTCTCTTTCCTGGAAAATTTGTTAGAtgcagaaattcaagaaaaaattgatgaggtaaaaaagaaagaaaaaactgccatGCTTATACCTCCCGGGATTTTAGGTCCCAAATTTAAACGCCAAATCTTTCCAAAGAAATTGGAAACTGCCCAAGGACAGGAAAAGACCCTTCCCAAGGCTAAGAATGTACGGAAGAGGCGGTTTAGAAAAAACAGGGTTCTCAAGGGCCCCAAGGACCTACAGAAAAGGCACTACAAGGAAGTGGACGTTCAGAGCACCCAAGGGAAACAGAGTGCCCAGTCATTTGTGAAGAACATGGCCAAAGAAAGAAGGCTCAGTGGACCATCCCCAAGGGAGCTGGAGGAGCTTCACATGGCCCAGAGGCCCAGGAAATTAGTGGGAAACTCCATCCACACAGAGTCTTCATTCATAAAGGAGCACAAGGCAGCAGCCTCTTCTTTCCCGAAGCAATACATAATGGGCAGGCCTTCTGCCTCCACTGCTCCAAAATCCCTACCTAAGGTGAGAAACAAATCAGAAGACTTAACCTACCCCATTGTTGTTTTAGAAGATGCGAATGCTAGAGTTAGGGAAATGGAGATTTCCAGACCAGTCTCGCATtctggaaaaaagtatattttccataaaattcgCTCACGTATAGTCCAAAGAACACCCAagaccaaaaaaagtaaaaagttcagaaagaaaaactcactCTCGAATAGATTGATGCCTGCACAGAGGCCTCCATTGCCTGCCGTCAGGAGCCTCATCGATTCCCCTTCACAGGAGGCTATTTCATCTTCAGAAAAACGAACTCAGGAAAATCCTTTTCCAGAATTATTTACTCTTTCAGAACCTTCTAAAGAAAACACTACTGTAGAAAACACTACTGCACAGAATGCttctgaagaaattatttctcCAGGAAGCACTACTGTATCAGAACAAACTCCCCCTGAATTCACAAACCGTAGGAATCTTTCCAATACATATTCTACTACCACCAGAGACAACTTTGTGCCGACTGTTAAACAAACCAATGAAACACAATGGGAATACCACAACTTGGTCACTGACTTGCCCCCAAAGCCCACAGGCTTCAGTGTTGCAAAGCTCTCATCCGCAGGTGATCTATTTGAAATTCAGCTAAACCAGCAGCTACGGTCCCTCATCCCGAATAATGACGTGAGAAGGCTCATTTCTCATGTTATCCGGACTTTGAAAATGGACTGCTCTGAGACCAATGTGCAACTGGCTTGTGCCAAGCTTATCTCCAGAACAGGCCTCCTGATGAAGCTTCTCAGCGAGCAGCAGGAAGTAAAGGTGTCCAAGGCAGAGTGGGATACAGACCAATGGAAGACTGAGAACTATATCAATGAGAGCACAGAAGCCCAGAGTGAACAGAAAGAGCAGAAGTCAAGTGAG ctcaCAAAAGAAGTTCCAGGTTATGGCTATAACAACAAACTCATCTTGGCAATATCTGTGACTGTAGTAGTAATGATTTTGATTATAGTTTTCTGTCTCATTGAG ATTTATTCTCATAGAGCAGCACCAGTGGAAGATGAAGAAGGAGGCTCAAG GCTCTTCTTTAATTCTCTGCTGCATAAGAGATGTTCAATCCAACGGGAGAATCAG GGCTTTTTCTGGAGAAGGTGgccactttggcttcgggacatgtACAGACCTCTCAATGCCACACGGAAGAAAAACATGGCACAGAAGCTACACGACAGGGATTCTTCTGATGAGGATGAGATTTTCAACAAGGAACCAGG